The following are encoded in a window of Ranitomeya variabilis isolate aRanVar5 chromosome 8, aRanVar5.hap1, whole genome shotgun sequence genomic DNA:
- the MBD4 gene encoding methyl-CpG-binding domain protein 4 isoform X2, protein MGRMRPRKAAKDPVESEVLHSQDATVNTCTDTEIPGDDLDSGPDVQDTIPEGWRKVITQRKSGKTAGKYNVLFVSPQGTKLRSKCALVKYLHVNHIKMKIEDFDFSASPLKQFTKCERQRAAKGNGAAGKDKEEGPAVSDHGTEASYNTRAAQDAEDNNITVPEIEVNMEKGGDRKRVRSVRRASERRLNRPRKRSASKQEAQIQQNKCNQRVNTRKRNKEHGEDLMNDPQLLSPVDSEKMDKSIDRTETGKPEETHDQSVSCALQLPTDTEQEGTASDSHQDNSDSDPIPRSQVEKRKTSPYFSKKVLREAMNPPRRKAFCKWTPPRSPFNLVQETLFHDPWKLLIATIFLNKTSGKMAVPVLWSFLEKYPTPDMARAADWKEMSELLQPLGLYELRAKTIVRFSDEFLTKKWRYPIELHGIGKYGNDSYRIFCVNEWREVRPEDHKLNSYHSWLRENKDALGLG, encoded by the exons GAAAGCGGCTAAAGATCCTGTGGAATCCGAAGTTCTGCACTCACAAGATGCTACAGTGAATACCTGCACTGACACAGAAATACCCGGAGATGACCTAGATTCAGGGCCTGATGTCCAGGATACAATTCCCGAGGGCTGGAGAAAAGTCATAACCCAGAGGAAGTCCGGAAAAACAGCTGGAAAATACAATGTATTATTTGTGAG CCCCCAGGGGACCAAACTCCGATCAAAATGTGCCCTGGTAAAATATCTCCACGTCAATCACATCAAGATGAAGATCGAAGACTTTGATTTCTCAGCTTCACCACTGAAGCAATTCACAAAGTGTGAAAGGCAAAGAGCGGCCAAGGGGAATGGAGCTGCAgggaaggacaaagaggaaggaccGGCGGTCAGTGATCATGGGACCGAGGCTTCATACAATACCAGGGCGGCGCAGGACGCGGAAGACAATAATATCACCGTCCCTGAAATAGAAGTCAACATGGAGAAAGGCGGTGACCGGAAAAGAGTAAGAAGTGTCAGGAGGGCATCGGAAAGACGGCTAAACAGACCAAGGAAGCGTTCGGCATCTAAGCAAGAGGCTCAGATACAACAAAATAAGTGCAATCAAAGGGTTAATACAAGGAAAAGAAACAAAGAACATGGAGAGGATTTGATGAATGACCCCCAATTACTGTCGCCTGTTGACTCTGAAAAGATGGATAAGTCCATAGACCGGACTGAGACTGGTAAGCCGGAGGAAACCCATGACCAGTCCGTGTCCTGTGCTTTACAGCTGCCGACTGACACTGAGCAGGAGGGAACGGCAAGTGATTCCCACCAGGACAACAGCGACTCAGATCCCATCCCAAGATCACAGGTGGAGAAGAGGAAGACCAGCCCGTACTTCTCCAAGAAAGTCTTACGTGAAG CTATGAATCCGCCTCGGAGGAAAGCTTTCTGTAAATGGACTCCTCCTCGCTCTCCCTTCAATTTAGTCCAAGAAACGCTCTTTCACGATCCTTGGAAGCTTCTCATCGCCACCATCTTCCTGAACAAGACATCTG GAAAAATGGCCGTCCCTGTCCTGTGGAGCTTCCTAGAGAAATACCCGACCCCGGACATGGCGCGAGCAGCCGACTGGAAGGAGATGTCTGAACTTCTGCAGCCGCTCGGACTCTACGAACTCAGAGCGAAGACGATCGTCAGGTTCTCGG ATgagtttctcacaaagaagtggcgCTATCCCATCGAGCTTCACGGAATCGGAAAATACGGAAACGACTCGTATCGAATCTTCTGTGTGAACGAGTGGAGAGAG gTGCGTCCGGAGGATCACAAGCTGAACTCGTACCACTCCTGGCTGCGGGAGAACAAGGACGCTCTCGGATTAGGCTGA
- the MBD4 gene encoding methyl-CpG-binding domain protein 4 isoform X1: MGRMRPRKAAKDPVESEVLHSQDATVNTCTDTEIPGDDLDSGPDVQDTIPEGWRKVITQRKSGKTAGKYNVLFVSPQGTKLRSKCALVKYLHVNHIKMKIEDFDFSASPLKQFTKCERQRAAKGNGAAGKDKEEGPAVSDHGTEASYNTRAAQDAEDNNITVPEIEVNMEKGGDRKRVRSVRRASERRLNRPRKRSASKQEAQIQQNKCNQRVNTRKRNKEHGEDLMNDPQLLSPVDSEKMDKSIDRTETGKPEETHDQSVSCALQLPTDTEQEGTASDSHQDNSDSDPIPRSQVEKRKTSPYFSKKVLREAMNPPRRKAFCKWTPPRSPFNLVQETLFHDPWKLLIATIFLNKTSGKMAVPVLWSFLEKYPTPDMARAADWKEMSELLQPLGLYELRAKTIVRFSGITEHSRDITGSAAGEGALISPVFYNADEFLTKKWRYPIELHGIGKYGNDSYRIFCVNEWREVRPEDHKLNSYHSWLRENKDALGLG, from the exons GAAAGCGGCTAAAGATCCTGTGGAATCCGAAGTTCTGCACTCACAAGATGCTACAGTGAATACCTGCACTGACACAGAAATACCCGGAGATGACCTAGATTCAGGGCCTGATGTCCAGGATACAATTCCCGAGGGCTGGAGAAAAGTCATAACCCAGAGGAAGTCCGGAAAAACAGCTGGAAAATACAATGTATTATTTGTGAG CCCCCAGGGGACCAAACTCCGATCAAAATGTGCCCTGGTAAAATATCTCCACGTCAATCACATCAAGATGAAGATCGAAGACTTTGATTTCTCAGCTTCACCACTGAAGCAATTCACAAAGTGTGAAAGGCAAAGAGCGGCCAAGGGGAATGGAGCTGCAgggaaggacaaagaggaaggaccGGCGGTCAGTGATCATGGGACCGAGGCTTCATACAATACCAGGGCGGCGCAGGACGCGGAAGACAATAATATCACCGTCCCTGAAATAGAAGTCAACATGGAGAAAGGCGGTGACCGGAAAAGAGTAAGAAGTGTCAGGAGGGCATCGGAAAGACGGCTAAACAGACCAAGGAAGCGTTCGGCATCTAAGCAAGAGGCTCAGATACAACAAAATAAGTGCAATCAAAGGGTTAATACAAGGAAAAGAAACAAAGAACATGGAGAGGATTTGATGAATGACCCCCAATTACTGTCGCCTGTTGACTCTGAAAAGATGGATAAGTCCATAGACCGGACTGAGACTGGTAAGCCGGAGGAAACCCATGACCAGTCCGTGTCCTGTGCTTTACAGCTGCCGACTGACACTGAGCAGGAGGGAACGGCAAGTGATTCCCACCAGGACAACAGCGACTCAGATCCCATCCCAAGATCACAGGTGGAGAAGAGGAAGACCAGCCCGTACTTCTCCAAGAAAGTCTTACGTGAAG CTATGAATCCGCCTCGGAGGAAAGCTTTCTGTAAATGGACTCCTCCTCGCTCTCCCTTCAATTTAGTCCAAGAAACGCTCTTTCACGATCCTTGGAAGCTTCTCATCGCCACCATCTTCCTGAACAAGACATCTG GAAAAATGGCCGTCCCTGTCCTGTGGAGCTTCCTAGAGAAATACCCGACCCCGGACATGGCGCGAGCAGCCGACTGGAAGGAGATGTCTGAACTTCTGCAGCCGCTCGGACTCTACGAACTCAGAGCGAAGACGATCGTCAGGTTCTCGGGTATAACTGAGCACAGCCGTGATATAACGGGGTCTGCAGCGGGGGAGGGGGCACTCATCAGCCCTGTATTCTATAATGCAGATgagtttctcacaaagaagtggcgCTATCCCATCGAGCTTCACGGAATCGGAAAATACGGAAACGACTCGTATCGAATCTTCTGTGTGAACGAGTGGAGAGAG gTGCGTCCGGAGGATCACAAGCTGAACTCGTACCACTCCTGGCTGCGGGAGAACAAGGACGCTCTCGGATTAGGCTGA